Within Diabrotica virgifera virgifera chromosome 7, PGI_DIABVI_V3a, the genomic segment ttaaaatttgtgtgaaaagagacaacaaaaaaaagttagttaataattatactgcctttttaaatagttttcatatacctatatttttggacttttggactattttggacaaggaaaactcattctaatttggtaagtaatttttattatttataggaaagaatatattgtaattatacatttggattaggttggaatacatacatttattttctcaagaatggggattttagagagaaatttcaaattaggtccgatttttatttttaaattatgattttttggcgtagatttatttatctagtaggtatgtaatgctttgatttacatacttaatttgattaccaacaaaagttctaccaatcttcatctaatatattgttttcttactgttttgttatattttaatattttcttccacaaaatttaaactacataatttatatattcaaaacaactgtcaaacagtaaaacgttcagttaccctatttttccacatgacaaataatgtggaattagACCAGTGAGTCTAgacttcgattacgaatcaaagcgtcccgaaattcacgggttcgatttccgatgcaagtttttatttttttatgcattttatgattgtaagtatatttgttatataatttttttttcagaaaatgcgtatttaaaatttttgccaacaattattatcgttcagaaataattttttctttgtggcatttttcaatgtgtttgtgcgcattttattcttttattttttaaaatttttggtattaaataattacacttttataaaaaagaacttttttataataaaacctttttattatttataggaaagaatataaaataatttaacgataaacgatttaacgataacatgcttaaaattccaaaaattacactctaataaaaaagtactttttataatattacggttttgttattgtacatcTAGGACACATCATGTTTGGAaagaacttataaaatatgaatttttagtaggtgtactAATCGTTATTtctaattatgattccaaaaattacactagtataaataccacggttgtttaaaatggtatatataattttaagtatataaacctttaattatttaaaccattttcaatttcgttgcaaaacgaaaatacagccgaaccatattctagtcctagtccaatcagagagtgcagcaagcacctctaccggtttcgaaacttattagtctctcatcaggaggcacatatgctgctctccctgatccaaccaaaacaaaaccccggcatgcagtcccggattgcaacgaacgaagtggcatagatgccctagcggcaactgctagcaaaaagactaagttttcactctaatggcatataaaacaacataatgctattctacatcccaccagaatgaaaacaatgggaactttctctggttacacctccgaggtttctacaatttgcaagccatacggatgctgagactaaggaagatgaggggaTTCtatacaatttgcaattcacgtcccatctgctcagcgcggtaaagttccaacgagaatagttccgttcgtactccaatcagagtaaatgtaaatctaaaatgaataaccattttcaatttcgttgcaaaacgaaactacagccgaaccatattctagtccaatcagagagtgcagcaagcacctctaccggtttcgaaacttattagtctctcatcaggaggcacatatgctgctctctctgattcccttatcttccttagcctcagcatccgtatggcttgcaaattgtagaagcctcggaggtgtaaccagagaaagttcccattgttttaattctggtgggatgtagaatagcattatgttgttttatatgccattagagtgaaaacttagtctttttttaattatttattaaaacaattaaaaaagatacgcaacagccgggttccaactggggacctctcgatcttcagtctaatgccactgaggcaccatcaatttgtagatatcgatttattaacgtattttaaaatatcattgcattagtcacatttttaaaatagtttgaaatttaaaaagatcgatttatccatacagtgtgattggtcactggggtaaagctttgtagatctgttataagtaatagatagtaataaaagttaataacaaaaattgtagccaactttgattacagattgataatcagtaatagtaaattgtaagttttagacaattattcagtcatggcttacttaaaatttggaaagatttagacccgtaatttttaataattttactctgaaaaatgaaaatatctcgaaaactaataaatttacacatagggaatgttatacaaaaattatagtattgtaatggtacttttcgataatgatataaaatacagggtgttctatttaaaattaatgagaaaataatgtaattgcgttttgactcaccctgtattcaatataaagaaaattagcaaaacgaccatttacgaaaattttgacaataaataaaaatatgacgTCAACAAACCATTGACtgtgtgcttgcttttatttatacaggtagttaaacttgttacgattttcatataaaattggttataactttgtaaataccccgtatatcataccaaacatttatatttttgtaatcgaaaagttacgaagatttcaaatataaaatgaaatacagggtgttctatttaaaaaaaaaataagtttggtctgccactatgttatcgaacatcctgtaacattctaactaattttgtaatgtgaagctcaaagttcgctacaatttttgttattaagttttatcgctatacattactataacggatctacggagcttcaccccactaattattaatcaccctgtataatagcagtaaaatattgcattgttagctagttcaaagctatcctgaaaatttcaggtgtctaggtagcctagaactgtttttaaaatggattacaaaatttgcggagtccgtgacaccaaccaacccaagtatataaaaaggttttaaaatcacataatatgtagtagaagtataacttcttacgtgcgtacaaagtacacatacattcttttttttgtttattattttagatttttctgtggtatttacacagttgggcaaaggtttaattaaacttcttttttgtGCTTATACCggatggaagaaaagaaatgtttttcttatgttaagtttgagacataCTGAACGGAGGACAAGGATAAGACTGGTAATGTCAGAACTGACAAGAATATTTTTGGACGTGTAATCTAttttagtatgatacaattgatccaaaaaattcgtagtattttacgtttttcgtcaatatttgtaaaactgtgcggtttagcataagcaattttctatacaaaatgttctacattaaattctaaataaaaaaggccctatgcatataatccttctaaaatgaacggttccaaagttacggaggtagtatagtacaattggtccaaaaaaagtcctaacccagacatccaaagtaaaagttttcctccaacaccaaattgttctatatggtccacatattgttcagtaaaaagttacacaattTTGAGCGCCCGGTTTGGAGgagggggggagatgggggagaagtcggtaaattagtagttttttttacggttttcgtcaatatttctaaaactgtgatttagcgtaaacaatgttttataaaaaaatgttctacataaaatttaaaacaataaaggttctacacataattgttataaaatcaacggtttcagagttatggagggtgaaaaatggaagttttcgatactttttatattttttgggtaatttataatgttattactgatgaaagaaattttatttaacaggattgtgttttgtaaataaaatttgctatttcagtggccgatggtatgttagtgataagctctTGAAGAggcgtcaacctcaccacccaaaatcatcatcaattgcccaaaaaaatataaaaagtatcgaaaacctccaattttcaccctccgtaactttggaaccgttgactttgtaacaataattatgtataggaccttttttgttagCAGCAATTTTATGTagagcatttttgtataaaacgtTGTTTACGCCaaagcatagttttaaaaatattgaagaaaaacttaaaaaaaaactacacaTTTATCGACTccttccccatctccccccaaaccagacgctcaaaatggtgtagtaactttttactgaacaatatttggaccatatagaacaatttggtgttgcagagaaacttttactttggatgtctgggttgggccttttttggaccaattatactatactacctccgtaactttggaaccgttcatttaagaaggattatgcataggaccttttttacttcaaatttaatgtagaacatttttgtatagaaagttgtttatgctaaaccgcatagttttagaaatattggggAGAAttttaaaaaactacgaatttaccgatttctcccccctctcccccaaaccagacgctcaaaatggtgtgacttttttctgaacattatgtggaccatatatgtagaacaatttggtgttggaggataactttcactttggatgtctgggtttgggtctagttataccatactacgTATGCTAGTTTTTTCACCAATCTATTACTGGATAgaactttaataataataagaggCAATATAGAAAGGGATGAtatattgacaaaaaaaaaacaaaactgaaTGTATCAGATATCTTGGAGCTAATAACACCTTGCACAGATACCATTTGTGAACTAGTAGatggagagctagagccgaaaaatcatcgtcataagtaatatggagtttttcctgtgaaatgtgtccattgtatattgacaattatgacccctttcaggctgacacctcagtggatacaggaagtagcaataagggattaAAGaagaaagttagtgcagtcattaaaggttttcacctcctattttgttaaacctccatcgacttgcatgaaaattggtgactagttagagcatacttaagaaacaaaactgatttagTGCCACTttcacttttaccctggtggtgaataccaccccttcccgcgggtgaaaactattttattaaaaatgacccCACAAAtagatagagggataaattttaagtaaaacttgttatatcatgttattaaaataaatcaatactttttgagttattaaagaacaaagatttgtctatttaaccctttaacgcccaagggtgggtaaaaaatgtccacctaatgcgtattcccctgtaacatatttattacgtgttaaaaaaattttaaaaaattatttattgttaaaaagacagccctttatcgaatgttaattaatttggttctaccgatatttttgaaaataaaagtagtatcttgagttaaatatgggtgggcataaaaagtatacccttggtaaaacttgttactaaaggtttctctaTAATTTCTAGTTGGCAGGAAGATAATTCATATAATTATCGACATacaattacataatctacataattatccgccaatgaggaggttgaaaggaagaatgtggtgaaaatcgacaaatctgaattgctggcttttactggtatgttaattttgatgtacattgtaattttgttgtaaggtttgtaaattgtttatattaatattttggaagatgctgtgtttattaagcataagattcttaagtttaatccatttctaacaactctcaataaatatattagctattttcgaggtgaacattttttacccacccttgggcgtacatggaacctaaaaaaggttgggcgtttaagggttaagagcATAtacgtgaagttacggatgataaaaagaacatgttaattaattgtatgttagtaaaatattatttttatattatttcgatatttaattgaatttttttttttcattataaactgaagatatccagaaagtgggggtgtccaataatgggtacatttgacatattcgattacacttttgctaaatttataatatcgaaataatataaaaataattttttagtaacatacaatcaattaatatgttctttttatcatccgtaacttcacgcatgtgctcttaagcAGACAAATCTtggatctttaataactcaaaaatattgatttattttaataacatgatataacaaattttacttataaattgttcctctatcgatttgtggggttatttttaataaaatcattttcacccccgagaaggcgtggtatccacccccagggtaaaagtgcaacttggcaccaaatcatttttatttcttgaggtatgttctaaccagtcaccaattttcatgcaaatcgatggaggtttaacaaaataggaggtgaaaacctttaaagactacactaactttccccttttaTCCCTTATTGCTACTGCCTGTATCCATTGAGATATCCTGAAGGGGGTCATAATTATTAATATGCAATAGACACATTttacatgccaaactccatattacatatgacgatgatttttcggctctagctcttagactatatacaATGACTTCTAAACAAAATTTTGTATTACTTATGGGCTCTTACTTATCTTCATTATTAGCTGCTATATTCATGGAGGATTTTGAACACAACATAGTACACAAATAAGAAAAAAACCAATAGTATGTTGGAGATACGTAGATAATCTCTTCTCTATTTAGCCCCACGGACCAGATACATTGAACAAATTTCTGAGgatcaacaataaaaaaaatccaTCAAATTCACCATGTAACAGGAAAGCAATAATATACACGATAGTGCAACCAATTTCCTTTTTcctttttgagaacgatttccggaaaGAGTATAATCCAAACGTCAAAGGGTAGTTTATTAAACAATGTGGACAAACTTCTGATAGAATggactgtaatatattatattaaaaacttcttgtattcagctaaaaaattaattacaaattgttaaaaaatgtgattttatattATGACAATCAATCTAATAATTTTAATGACAATCTGACAAAtatatgttgtgtattttttatgcTTGTTTTTTCCCGTCATTGAGCAAGGGCGGAACTGTCTatccaataataaataatacttttCGTCCATACTCCCCGCCTTGAACAGCTCCAAGACCGTTCAAACACAAATCACCTAAGTTAATGAGGAACACTAGAAACAAGTCTCAGCTAATGGTAATGGACAAATTTTAGTTATTCCTCGTTTATAAAGTCCATGAGCGGTTTTAACAGTTACCACTCGAATTTCACCATCATCACCAGGGTGAACAGACACTATTCTTCCTAACTGCCACTGACAAGTGGGCAAATTGTCAGATTTTAAGAGCACTAAAGATCCGACTTGAATGGTGGAAGTACTACTTCTCCATTTATGACGTTGTTGGAGATCATTCAGGTAAATCTTTGACCATTGCTTCCAAAAGTCTTGCAACAATTTCTGAATCAGTTGGAATCTGGACAATTGGtttatttttatctctccttGAAACGTATGATCAGGGACAGCGGTCATCGATCTTCCGATTAAAAAATGTGAGGGAGTTAAAGGAGTGTAATCGTTAGGATCAGATGATAGAGCATATAAAGGACGTGAATTCAAAGTGCCTTCAATCTGAATTAAAAATGTACAGAATTCTTCATAAGTTAGAAGGGTTTGACCAATAATACGAGATAAATGATATTTTACCCCTTTTATATTACTTTCCCATAATCCCCCGAAATTTGGAGTACTAGGAGGAATGAAATGCCATATAATATTCTGAGCTGCGCAAGAGGTGACAATTTCATCCTCTGATTTTCTAATGAAATCATACaaaatttttagttcatttttggCACCTACAAAACTTGTACCGTTATCTGAATACAGATGCCCGGGTTTACCGCGTCTAAAATCAAATCTTCTAAGGCCTGCCATGAAAGCTTCAGATGTCAAAGAACTAATTAATTCTAAATGTACTGCTTTCGTGGCGAagcaaataaataaacatatgtACGCTTTATACGTTTTACATCCGCGACCTTTTCTATCCTTTAATGTAACTGGCCCTGCGTAATCTAATCCAGTTATGAAAAAAGGTTGTGATATATTAACACGATGTTCTGGCAAATCAGCCATAATCGTAGAACCAGGTTTGGGTTTAAACCGATAGCATCTAATGCAATTCCTTACAACTGTTTTAGCTAGGGACATTCCCGCAATTATCCAAAATTTTTGACGAACTGTCGCTAACAAGAGTTGTGGACCTGCATGTTGAAGTTGCACATGCTCATGTCTCAATATTAGTTTGCTTAAAACATGAATCTTATCTAATAGTAAGGGATGTTTCCCATCATAATTCCTAGAAGATTTTCTAAGACGTCCTCCTACTCTCAATAATCCAGTTTCATCTAGAAAAGGCGTTAAAGGTAATAATCTACTCTTTGACGAAAGGTCTTTACCGttatttaataatgaaatttcTTCAACAAAACTTTCTGTCTGAGCTAATCTAACAAGAAAAACCTCTGAATCAGTAAATTCGATTGCTGAAATCGGGCCATACCTTCTACTATTAGACTTTGACTTTGAATTATTAACAAATCTTCTACAATAAGCCATAATTCTAATTAATTTGTTCAGATTCGAGTATTTATAAAAAAGtgaattaaaatcattttttatagaAACTAATGCCTTAGATTTCTTTCTCATTTCAGGAAGGTTTGATATATCAAGTAAATGATAGAACTTAGTTTTATCAAAATCTGTTGATAAAAATTGAGGGCCATTAAACCAGAGCTTACAGTGAGCTAATTGGTCTGGCAAAATTCCTCTACTACCAATATCTGCAGGATTCTCAGACGAGCTAACATAATTCCAATTTTCAATTGTAGTACATCTTTGAATTTCTGCAACACGGTTTCCAACAAAAACTTGAAGGTTTGCTGGGTCATTATTGAGCCAATGAAAAACAATTTGTGAATCACACCAATAATATGGAATGTACTGAAAAGTAACAGAATCTGAAACAGATTTCATAAGTTGGACCAATAATAAGCTACCACACAATTCTAATCGAGGAATAGTCAATATTTTGACTGGGGCGACCTTAGTCTTAGCACATAACAAATGAACATTTATAGAACCTTGTGAATCAATGCATCGAGTATAAATTGTTGCACAATATGCGTATTGTGAAGCATCACTAAATCCATGTAATTCTATTATTTTAGGTTTATTACTCAGAACGCACCGTGGAATTCTTAAATCATTTAAGTGACATAACTTAGACTGGAACTTTTTCCATTTATCACACAAATCAGAGGGGACTTCGGAATCCCAATCAAGTTTTAACGACCAAAGAGATTGAATCATAATTTTTACTAGGATTATACAACAACTGGCTAAACCTAAGGGATCATAAATTTTTGCGATTGCAGAAAGCATTGTGCGCTtcgttatttttgataaaagatCAGGGTTTTCAACATGAAAACTGAAAATATCTAACTTACTAGACCATTGAATACCAAGAGTTTTAATACACTCGTGATCTCCTAAATTAAGTACTTTTAAAGGATCGGAATAATCTTTAAAGTGATCTAATACCAATTGGCTGTTTGAAGACCATTTCCTTAAATTAAAACAAGCTGACTTCAATATTTTGACCACTTCATCACATCTTTTAATAGCTTCAGCCTCACTTGAAAATCCAGTAATGAGATCGTCAACATAAAAATCTCTCAGAATAATTTCACTTGCTTCAGGaaacttgattttattatcaaatgaCAATTGCTGGATACACCTAATGGCTAGATATGGTGCACTGGTAGTGCCATATGTTAcggtttttaaattataaattgaaATTGGCTGAGAAGGACTATTCCTCCAGACAATTTTTTGCATTCTTCTGTCATCGGGATGAACAAGTATCATCCTATACATTTTGCTGATGTCGGAAACAACAACAACTGCATGTTGTCTAAATCTAATCAAAATactcaaaatattattttgaattgctGGTCCTGAATATTGGATATCATTCAATGACTTCCCATTAGTCGATGGGGCAGAACCATTAAAAACAACACGGAGTTTGGTTGTCAGGCTTTCATTTTTGATAACACCATGATGtggtaaaaaataattaggtTCTGTGGTGCCTTCCGCATCTAAATTATAATCAATTGACATGTGATCTAAATCTAAATATTCTTTCATGAAAtttaaataaccatttttaagttCGGGACATTTCTTAAATCTATCCTCTAAATACAATAATCTTTTAACAGCTAATTGTTTAGAATCGCCTAGGACAGAAGGATGTTCCTTCCAGggaattttaacaataaattgaCCAGTTTCTgatcgagaaaatgaatttttaaaatgattttcaACATAAACATCATCCTTTGAATAAGAAATATGAGACTTTGGCTCTTCAACAGACCAAAATTTCTCTAATTGTAAATCATCACTActaaatatttgtgaaaaatgACATCTAATATGATTTTTTGTTGGATATGGAACTTTACCAACCACAATATAACCAAAAACAGTATTTTGGAGGGAGGGTAAATTCTTTCCAAGATCTATGCGACCATCTAACATTATATCCCAAAACAAACTAGCATCAAGTAACATATCTACCTTACTGCTTACATTAAATGAATCATCTGCCAAAGTTATATTAGGGGGTATTgagaaatttgagacattaaaagtATAAGTTGGCAAATTCTCAGTAATCTGTTGCACCACTATGCAATGTAAATTTGActtaaaattgtttaatatagaaccaatttttaattgacattttttatttaaagatgaaaCGGAATTATTAATTCCTGAAACACAAATATTTGCTCTATTTGTGTCTAAATCGAGTTTACTTAGAAAATCCTCTGTAATAAAACATGATTGGCTCCCTGAATCTAGGATTACTCGTGCGATATGAGTATTTCCGTATCTATCATATACTCTAACTTTAGCAGTACTCAACAGTACATAATCATTATTtgaacaattattttttaaaacaatctCATTTCTATTAACATTATTTTCTGAAGTATTAGTTGACAACTTAACTTTATTTGGTTCATTCTCGGAATCATTGTTCGGGTTGAAATTAATTGAACTGTTTTCTTTAACATGAATATCAGATGGTTTATTTTCATGTAAAAGAGAACTGTGTTTGGCTTTACATATCTTACAACCGAACGATTTACATTGTTTGTAGGAATGTCCGGTACATAAACAATTTCGGCATaaatttaattgttttattttatcccATCTTTGGGCTACTGAAAGTTTAAGAAATTCTTCACATAGGTAAATCAAAtgattttgtttacaaaaattacaacttCTGCTTTTACTAGTTAGCAGAGACCTAGAGCGTTTATCTTGGTAATTAGATTTATAATCCGGTTTTGTCACATTGCTTAACTCTATAGTTTCCAAAAAATCAGCACGATTCTTCAAGAATTCAAGAAATTCGTTTAAACTTGGCAAAGaattatctatttttcttttttcccaTTCCCTAGAACTAAATTTATCCAATTTACCACTTACCAAATACACCATAATAGCATCCCAATGTTCAGTCGGTAGTTGAAGTGATTTTAAAGCGAATAAATGCTTTTTAACTGAATCTATCATGCTTCTAAGACCTAATGCAgattctttatttaaattttcaacctcaaaaagagcttttaaatgaTTGTTTACTAACATCCGAGAGTTGTCAAATCTGTTGCATAGAGTCTGCCATGCAGAATTGTAATTTTGTGCAGAAAAATCTAAACTTTGTATAATTTTCAATGCATCACCTTTTAAACTCGCACGtaaataatgatatttttgaATATCTGCCAATACTTTATTATTATGAATTAACCCATCAAAAGTATCTTTAAACTCAATCCACGTCAAATAGTCTCCATGAAAGACAGGTAACTGAATAGGAGGTAATTTGACACCTTCTAATCCACTATATTCATGATTTATATCTAACCTTTTCGACTCTGAACTGGATGAATCGGAACATTTTCTTTTTAAAATCGTTCTTGCTTTAGAcaaagtttttgaaaatatagTATCTAATCGTTGTCTTTTCGCATACTCTTGCTGAATATCTTGATCCTGACAATTTAATTCAATTGACATTTGGATTTCATCAAATTCCGTAACTAAACTTTCAGTTCTTTCAGTATTCCATTCTATTTGCGAAAAATGGTCTTCGCTTAAATCATTAATCGCGATATTTGTCATCGACtctataaatttaataaaattgtttaatctTTGTTCAATTATATCTCTTTTGCGATATAATTGACGAAAATCAGAAGCTTTCATAGGCATTTTTAGctttatattaatcaaaatacgtagcaaataatattatttaattgtacGAACTCAAAAATCAACGTTAAGCAATCAAGTAATAAAAGTCAAATCTAAATCTGTCTTTTATCTAATAATCAAACTTAGCCGAATATTGGCTATGGTCCTATaatcatttatatttaaataaatccaATAATAATAGCAATATCTACTAATAATAATCAGAAATCGTATAGCATTCCACAAACTAATACTCCAAATCAACTCAAATACATATTTGCATACACACAAAGGTGTACAAATCAATctaataagtaattattttttagCTAAATAAAATTATAGGTTATAAATCAACTATTCAATGcgcaaaatcaaaatttttaattgaaccCCAAAATCCTcaaaaatctaataatttattggCACTTTGTTGAAAGGAAATAAATATGAAGGATAAA encodes:
- the LOC126888509 gene encoding uncharacterized protein LOC126888509 encodes the protein MPMKASDFRQLYRKRDIIEQRLNNFIKFIESMTNIAINDLSEDHFSQIEWNTERTESLVTEFDEIQMSIELNCQDQDIQQEYAKRQRLDTIFSKTLSKARTILKRKCSDSSSSESKRLDINHEYSGLEGVKLPPIQLPVFHGDYLTWIEFKDTFDGLIHNNKVLADIQKYHYLRASLKGDALKIIQSLDFSAQNYNSAWQTLCNRFDNSRMLVNNHLKALFEVENLNKESALGLRSMIDSVKKHLFALKSLQLPTEHWDAIMVYLVSGKLDKFSSREWEKRKIDNSLPSLNEFLEFLKNRADFLETIELSNVTKPDYKSNYQDKRSRSLLTSKSRSCNFCKQNHLIYLCEEFLKLSVAQRWDKIKQLNLCRNCLCTGHSYKQCKSFGCKICKAKHSSLLHENKPSDIHVKENSSINFNPNNDSENEPNKVKLSTNTSENNVNRNEIVLKNNCSNNDYVLLSTAKVRVYDRYGNTHIARIPDDFYELSMLSAGLALLLYIDFYHFWDDP